Proteins from a single region of Streptomyces sp. TN58:
- a CDS encoding serine hydrolase domain-containing protein codes for MAAVTAVTVLALSALSATAPSVAAAPRTDTVQRSLDRLVSADGLPAALASVTTRDGRTRAYVAGVGDLATGSKVPRDGQVRIGSNTKTFTAVVVLQLVGEGRIGLDDPVDTHLPGLVRGEGIDGRHITVRQLLQHTSGLPNYTKYEDLQPRPYAPRDLVDIALRHEADFAPGARWGYSNTNYVLAGLIVEEVTGRPLAQEVDRRIIQRLGLRHTYFPAPGDATIREPHPHGYHRESADGPLRDITEMDPSWSWAAGQMVSTNSDLNRFFSALLRGRLLPDAQLAQMRTTVPADYFGRGAGYGLGLVSRPLSCGGVYWGHGGSFPGYETRGGATEHGRRAAHLAVTTQPTDKTVTQRLDATVDEALCR; via the coding sequence ATGGCGGCGGTCACGGCCGTCACGGTCCTGGCCCTGAGCGCCCTGAGCGCCACGGCGCCGTCCGTCGCGGCCGCGCCCAGAACCGACACCGTCCAGCGGAGCCTCGACCGGCTCGTCAGCGCCGACGGCCTGCCCGCCGCGCTCGCGAGCGTCACTACACGCGACGGCCGCACCCGCGCCTACGTCGCGGGAGTGGGCGACCTGGCCACCGGATCGAAAGTCCCCAGGGACGGTCAGGTGCGCATCGGCAGCAACACCAAGACCTTCACCGCCGTGGTCGTCCTCCAACTGGTCGGCGAGGGCAGGATCGGCCTGGACGACCCCGTCGACACCCACCTCCCCGGCCTCGTCCGCGGCGAGGGCATCGACGGCCGTCACATCACCGTCCGCCAACTGCTGCAACACACGAGCGGACTCCCCAACTACACCAAGTACGAAGACCTCCAGCCCCGGCCCTACGCCCCGCGCGATCTCGTCGACATCGCGCTCCGGCACGAAGCCGACTTCGCCCCCGGCGCCAGATGGGGATACAGCAACACCAACTACGTACTGGCCGGCCTGATCGTCGAAGAGGTCACCGGCCGGCCCCTCGCCCAGGAGGTCGACCGGCGCATCATCCAGCGCCTCGGCCTGCGCCACACCTACTTCCCCGCCCCTGGCGACGCGACCATCCGCGAGCCGCACCCCCACGGCTACCACCGGGAATCCGCGGACGGGCCACTGCGCGACATCACCGAGATGGACCCCTCCTGGAGCTGGGCGGCCGGCCAGATGGTCTCCACCAACTCGGACCTCAACCGCTTCTTCTCCGCGCTCCTGCGGGGCCGCCTCCTCCCCGACGCCCAGCTCGCGCAGATGCGCACCACCGTCCCCGCCGACTACTTCGGCCGCGGCGCCGGCTACGGACTGGGCCTCGTGAGCAGGCCCCTGTCGTGCGGCGGCGTCTACTGGGGCCATGGTGGGAGCTTCCCCGGCTACGAGACCCGCGGCGGCGCCACGGAACACGGCCGCCGCGCCGCCCACCTGGCGGTCACCACCCAGCCGACCGACAAGACGGTGACGCAACGCCTCGACGCCACGGTGGACGAAGCCCTCTGCCGGTAG
- a CDS encoding chitinase C-terminal domain-containing protein, whose product MPSPTRTRAMLLASGAAIAGLLVGGLSAGVSHAADHESCRPDGLYKTAGVDVPYCSVYDSEGREKMGADHQRRVIGYFTGWRTGKDGTPAYLANDIPWSKVTHLNYAFAHVGADNKISVGTDNANNAATGMTWPGVAGAEMDPALPYKGHFNLLNKFKKQYPDVKTLISVGGWAETGGYFGDDGNRVASGGFYSMATNADGSVNQAGIDTFAQSSVDFIRAYGFNGVDIDYEYPTTMKDAGNPLDWQLSNARRAGLVQGYAALMKSLREKLDRAGAADGKHYLLTVAAPSSGYLLRGMETYQVQKYLDYVNIMSYDLHGAWNEYVGPNASLFDDGKDAELAAAGVYSTSQYGGIGYLNTDWAYHYFRGSMPGGRINIGLPYYTRGFKNVQGGTDGLWGKAPSTTCPAGAGLTKCGDGAVGIDNLWHDKDTNGAESPAGSNPMWHAKNLEKGVVGDYVTRYGFPANTTLTGTYARRYDSTLVAPWLWNAQKKVFLSTEDEQSVAAKADYVVDKGIGGTMVWELAGDYSYNAAKGQYEMGDTLTDTMYQKFKSASPYGAKKAGSTALPTQAVDIRTEFTEFKLGDSNYPLTPKLKITNNTGSTLPGGTEFQFDYGTSAPNNASDQSGFGTAVISSGHTGPNVGGLKGDFQRVSLKLPAWQTLAPGASVDLAFNYYLPVSTPSNWTVNISGATYALAGDLARGTTLVQPGGGTQPPTTPPTTPPTTPPTTPPPTGGTCTNPAYVAGTVYNSGNVVSHKGRNWKAQWWTQNEEPGTTGDWGVWKDQGAC is encoded by the coding sequence ATGCCGTCCCCCACACGCACGAGAGCGATGCTCCTGGCATCCGGCGCCGCAATCGCCGGACTGCTGGTCGGCGGACTCTCGGCGGGCGTATCGCACGCTGCCGACCACGAGAGCTGCCGCCCCGACGGCCTCTACAAGACCGCCGGCGTCGACGTGCCCTACTGCTCGGTCTACGACTCCGAAGGCCGCGAGAAGATGGGCGCCGACCACCAGCGCCGCGTCATCGGATACTTCACCGGCTGGCGCACGGGCAAGGACGGCACCCCCGCCTACCTGGCCAACGACATCCCGTGGTCCAAGGTCACCCATTTGAACTACGCCTTCGCCCACGTGGGCGCCGACAACAAGATCTCGGTCGGCACCGACAACGCGAACAACGCCGCCACCGGAATGACCTGGCCGGGCGTCGCGGGAGCCGAGATGGACCCGGCGCTCCCCTACAAGGGCCACTTCAACCTGCTGAACAAATTCAAGAAGCAGTACCCCGACGTCAAGACGCTCATCTCGGTCGGCGGCTGGGCCGAGACCGGCGGATACTTCGGCGACGACGGCAACCGGGTCGCCTCCGGCGGCTTCTACTCGATGGCCACCAACGCCGACGGATCCGTCAACCAGGCCGGCATCGACACCTTCGCCCAGTCCTCGGTCGACTTCATCCGCGCGTACGGGTTCAACGGCGTCGACATCGACTACGAGTACCCGACCACGATGAAGGACGCGGGCAACCCGCTCGACTGGCAGCTGTCCAATGCCCGCCGCGCCGGCCTGGTCCAGGGCTACGCGGCCCTGATGAAGTCCCTGCGCGAGAAGCTCGACCGCGCCGGCGCCGCCGACGGCAAGCACTACCTGCTCACCGTCGCCGCCCCTTCCTCCGGCTACCTGCTGCGCGGCATGGAGACGTACCAGGTCCAGAAGTACCTGGACTACGTCAACATCATGTCCTACGACCTGCACGGCGCCTGGAACGAGTACGTCGGGCCCAACGCCTCGCTCTTCGACGACGGCAAGGACGCCGAACTGGCCGCCGCGGGCGTCTACTCCACCTCCCAGTACGGCGGCATCGGCTACCTGAACACCGACTGGGCCTACCACTACTTCCGCGGCTCGATGCCCGGCGGCCGCATCAACATCGGCCTGCCCTACTACACCCGCGGCTTCAAGAACGTGCAGGGCGGCACCGACGGCCTGTGGGGCAAGGCCCCCTCGACCACCTGCCCGGCCGGCGCGGGCCTGACCAAGTGCGGTGACGGCGCGGTCGGCATCGACAACCTGTGGCACGACAAGGACACCAACGGGGCCGAGTCCCCGGCCGGCTCCAACCCGATGTGGCACGCCAAGAACCTGGAGAAGGGGGTCGTCGGCGACTACGTCACCAGGTACGGCTTCCCGGCGAACACCACCCTGACCGGCACCTACGCCCGCAGGTACGACTCCACCCTGGTGGCGCCGTGGCTGTGGAACGCGCAGAAGAAGGTCTTCCTGTCCACCGAGGACGAGCAGTCGGTGGCCGCCAAGGCCGACTACGTGGTGGACAAGGGCATCGGCGGCACGATGGTCTGGGAGCTCGCCGGCGACTACTCGTACAACGCGGCCAAGGGCCAGTACGAGATGGGTGACACGCTCACCGACACGATGTACCAGAAGTTCAAGTCGGCCTCCCCGTACGGCGCGAAGAAGGCGGGCTCGACCGCCCTGCCGACCCAGGCCGTGGACATCAGGACGGAGTTCACCGAGTTCAAGCTCGGCGACTCCAACTACCCGCTGACGCCGAAGCTGAAGATCACCAACAACACCGGTTCCACGCTTCCCGGCGGCACCGAGTTCCAGTTCGACTACGGCACTTCGGCCCCGAACAACGCCTCCGACCAGTCCGGCTTCGGCACCGCCGTGATCAGCAGCGGCCACACCGGCCCCAACGTCGGCGGCCTCAAGGGCGACTTCCAGCGGGTCTCCCTGAAGCTCCCCGCCTGGCAGACCCTCGCCCCAGGCGCCTCCGTCGACCTCGCGTTCAACTACTACCTGCCGGTGTCCACCCCCTCCAACTGGACGGTGAACATCTCCGGCGCCACCTATGCCCTCGCCGGGGACCTGGCCCGCGGTACGACCCTGGTCCAGCCCGGCGGCGGCACCCAGCCCCCGACCACTCCGCCGACCACTCCCCCCACGACACCGCCGACCACGCCGCCGCCCACCGGCGGGACCTGCACCAACCCGGCGTACGTCGCGGGCACGGTCTACAACAGCGGCAACGTCGTCTCGCACAAGGGCCGCAACTGGAAGGCCCAGTGGTGGACGCAGAACGAGGAACCCGGCACCACGGGTGACTGGGGCGTCTGGAAGGACCAGGGCGCCTGCTGA
- a CDS encoding MFS transporter: MTGDTDLSPARLRRARFAIAAVFCAHGAVTGSFATRIPWIQDHAQLGAGTLGLALAFPALGAALAMPLAGRINHRFGARTALRGLLAMWTLSLILPSLAPNLPVLCLALLVYGATAGMSDVAMNALGVETENRLGRSIMSSLHGMWSVGALLGSAAGTVAAHTGTDARLHHLVAALVLTAVGLVAVQGVLDLRSAEGAEAPPHFALPPRSALLIGAIGFCAVFAEGASLDWSAVYLRDVLHTDAGLAAASTTAFALTMAVARLVGDRVVDRFGPVRTVRAGGVLATAGGLLVVGVRHPAGALTGFGLLGLGIAVVVPLAFAAAGRSGPAPAQAIAGVATITYTSGLIAPSAIGAVADATSLVVSFGLVTVLAFALVVGASVLRPRPAVGQSGGGFAGEAGPADRDEPADIRP; encoded by the coding sequence ATGACCGGGGACACCGACCTCAGCCCTGCGCGCCTGCGCCGTGCCCGTTTCGCCATCGCCGCCGTCTTCTGCGCCCACGGCGCCGTCACCGGCTCCTTCGCCACGCGCATCCCATGGATCCAGGACCACGCGCAGCTCGGCGCGGGGACCCTGGGGCTCGCGCTCGCCTTTCCCGCCCTGGGCGCGGCGCTGGCGATGCCGCTGGCCGGGCGGATCAACCACCGCTTCGGCGCGCGGACCGCGCTGCGCGGGCTGCTGGCGATGTGGACCCTGTCGCTGATCCTGCCGAGCCTCGCCCCCAACCTGCCGGTCCTGTGCTTGGCGCTCCTGGTGTACGGGGCCACCGCGGGCATGTCGGACGTGGCGATGAACGCGCTGGGCGTGGAGACCGAGAACCGGCTGGGCCGGTCGATCATGTCCTCCCTGCACGGCATGTGGAGCGTGGGCGCGCTGCTGGGGTCGGCGGCCGGTACGGTCGCCGCGCACACCGGGACCGATGCCCGGCTGCACCACCTGGTGGCCGCGCTCGTGCTGACCGCGGTCGGGCTGGTCGCCGTACAGGGCGTGCTGGACCTGCGGAGCGCGGAGGGCGCCGAGGCGCCGCCGCATTTCGCGCTGCCGCCGAGGTCCGCGCTGCTGATCGGCGCGATCGGCTTCTGCGCGGTGTTCGCCGAGGGTGCGAGCCTGGACTGGTCGGCGGTCTACCTGCGGGACGTCCTGCACACGGACGCGGGTCTCGCGGCCGCCTCCACCACCGCCTTCGCCCTCACCATGGCCGTGGCCCGGCTCGTGGGCGACCGGGTGGTGGACCGCTTCGGGCCGGTGCGCACGGTCCGCGCGGGCGGCGTCCTGGCGACGGCGGGCGGTCTGCTCGTGGTCGGCGTCCGGCACCCGGCCGGGGCGCTGACCGGCTTCGGGTTGCTCGGTCTCGGCATCGCGGTGGTGGTCCCGCTGGCCTTCGCCGCGGCGGGGCGCAGCGGCCCGGCTCCGGCGCAGGCGATCGCCGGTGTCGCGACGATCACGTACACCTCGGGGCTGATCGCTCCGTCGGCGATCGGGGCGGTGGCGGACGCGACCTCGCTGGTGGTGTCGTTCGGGCTGGTGACGGTGTTGGCGTTCGCGCTGGTGGTGGGGGCCTCGGTGCTGCGGCCGAGGCCTGCGGTGGGGCAGTCTGGGGGCGGGTTCGCCGGGGAGGCCGGTCCGGCCGATCGAGACGAACCCGCCGATATACGGCCGTAA
- a CDS encoding ROK family transcriptional regulator, with amino-acid sequence MGAVTPATAPVPSPASPSTARAINDRLALQLLQDSGPLTATQLKTLTGLSRPSVADLVDRLTEAGLIEVVGESGAQRRGPNAKLYGIVAGRAHLAALDVRTDRVTAVVTDLLGHPLAEAALPVDAPEDAVAALLRTAREAGAAELHTVVVGAPGLVTPATGELRDTIGLPAWHRDLVTALQRTLPAVVVVENETNLAALAEQRLGAAQDLDSFVLLWLGAGVGAAVVLDGRLRRGASGGAGEIGFLPVPGTGGLPSAADCAGGFHALVGREAVTALAREHGFTGTAEQAVTGAAGEPFLEALAERLALGAAAAAALLDPGCVVLAGELGRAGGPALAARVSHRLARLTPVPTEIRATTLGDPAVLSGARIAAREAAQGVLFGG; translated from the coding sequence ATGGGCGCCGTGACCCCAGCGACCGCCCCCGTACCGTCCCCCGCCTCACCCAGCACGGCCCGCGCCATCAACGACCGCCTCGCCCTGCAACTCCTCCAGGACTCCGGACCGCTGACCGCGACCCAGCTCAAAACACTGACCGGCCTCTCCCGCCCCTCCGTCGCCGACCTCGTCGACCGCCTCACCGAAGCCGGCCTCATCGAAGTCGTCGGCGAATCCGGCGCACAGCGCCGCGGCCCCAACGCCAAGCTCTACGGAATCGTCGCCGGCCGCGCCCACCTGGCCGCCCTCGACGTCCGCACCGACCGGGTCACCGCCGTCGTCACCGACCTGCTCGGCCACCCCCTCGCCGAAGCCGCCCTCCCCGTCGACGCACCCGAGGACGCCGTCGCGGCCCTGCTGCGCACCGCCCGCGAGGCCGGCGCCGCCGAACTGCACACCGTCGTCGTCGGCGCCCCCGGCCTGGTCACCCCCGCCACCGGCGAACTCCGGGACACCATCGGCCTCCCCGCCTGGCACCGGGACCTCGTCACGGCGCTGCAGCGGACCCTGCCCGCCGTCGTGGTCGTCGAGAACGAGACCAACCTGGCCGCCCTCGCCGAGCAGCGCCTCGGCGCCGCCCAGGACCTGGACTCCTTCGTCCTGCTGTGGCTCGGCGCCGGCGTGGGCGCTGCCGTCGTCCTGGACGGGCGACTGCGCCGCGGCGCCTCCGGCGGCGCGGGCGAGATCGGCTTCCTCCCCGTACCCGGCACCGGTGGGCTCCCCTCGGCCGCCGACTGCGCGGGCGGATTCCACGCCCTGGTCGGCCGCGAAGCCGTGACCGCCCTGGCACGCGAGCACGGCTTCACCGGCACCGCCGAACAGGCCGTCACGGGAGCCGCGGGCGAACCCTTCCTCGAAGCCCTCGCCGAACGCCTCGCCCTCGGCGCGGCAGCCGCCGCCGCCCTCCTCGACCCCGGCTGCGTCGTCCTCGCCGGAGAACTCGGCCGCGCCGGCGGCCCCGCCCTCGCCGCCCGCGTATCCCACCGCCTGGCCAGGCTGACCCCCGTCCCCACCGAGATCCGCGCCACCACCCTCGGCGACCCGGCCGTCCTGTCGGGCGCCCGCATCGCCGCCCGCGAAGCGGCCCAGGGCGTCCTCTTCGGGGGCTAA
- a CDS encoding RNA polymerase sigma-70 factor — translation MSTHVTAHAADFEEHRPRMFGIAYRMLGSAAEAEDIVQDAYLRWDSADRAAIEQPGAWLAKVVTNLCLNSLTSARARREQYVGPWLPEPVLTGDGTLGPLESAEQRDSVSMALLLLLEQLTPVERAVYVLREAFAYSHREISTLLDLTEANCRQLYRRAAARVAADRASTREKRFSADPERWQGLLESFLTAARSGDLARLEGVLAADVRYVSDGGGVVNAARRPILGRDKVARFAMGAMAKYVAGVPVSVAEVNGAPAVLFGEVAVLLVEFENGLVSGISTVVNPEKLEFLRRQLSHS, via the coding sequence GTGAGCACACATGTCACCGCGCACGCAGCGGACTTCGAGGAACACCGGCCCCGGATGTTCGGCATCGCCTACCGCATGCTCGGTTCCGCCGCGGAGGCCGAGGACATCGTGCAGGACGCCTACCTGCGCTGGGACTCGGCGGACCGCGCCGCCATCGAGCAGCCGGGAGCCTGGCTCGCCAAGGTCGTCACCAACCTCTGCCTCAACAGCCTCACCTCGGCGCGCGCCCGGCGCGAACAGTACGTCGGCCCCTGGCTCCCGGAGCCCGTCCTCACCGGGGACGGCACCCTGGGCCCGCTGGAGTCGGCGGAGCAGCGCGACAGCGTCTCCATGGCCCTGCTCCTGCTGCTGGAGCAGCTCACCCCCGTCGAGCGCGCGGTGTACGTGCTGCGCGAGGCCTTCGCCTACAGCCACCGGGAGATCTCCACCCTCCTGGACCTCACCGAGGCCAACTGCCGCCAGCTCTACCGGCGCGCGGCCGCCCGGGTGGCCGCCGACCGCGCGTCCACGCGGGAGAAGCGGTTCTCCGCCGACCCCGAGCGGTGGCAGGGACTCCTGGAGAGCTTCCTCACCGCCGCCCGCAGCGGTGACCTCGCCCGCCTGGAGGGCGTGCTGGCGGCCGACGTACGGTACGTGTCCGACGGCGGCGGCGTGGTCAACGCGGCGCGGCGGCCGATCCTGGGACGGGACAAGGTGGCGCGGTTCGCGATGGGCGCCATGGCGAAGTACGTGGCCGGGGTGCCGGTCAGCGTCGCGGAGGTCAACGGGGCGCCCGCGGTGCTCTTCGGCGAGGTGGCGGTCCTGCTGGTGGAATTCGAGAATGGCCTGGTCAGCGGCATCAGCACGGTGGTCAACCCGGAGAAGCTGGAATTCCTCAGGCGGCAGCTGTCACATTCCTGA
- a CDS encoding SDR family oxidoreductase has translation MSAIVVTGGTGTLGSLVTERLRAAGHEVRVLSRHAPDHPVDLRNGAGLDAALAGAEVVVHCASDARGGGRGDVAAAGNLIAAARRAGTVRNIVYISIVGVDVVPLGYYRRKLQVERLLEASGLGVTILRTTQFHDLVAMVTDALAKLPVVPIPKGVRVQPIAVGEVAARMAELAVPTPSGRVPDMGGPEIHALPDLARTYLSATGRSRRVLPVPFPGKAYAGFRRGGNLTPSRAVGKERFAHFARERGR, from the coding sequence ATGAGCGCCATCGTCGTCACCGGAGGCACCGGAACCCTCGGCTCGCTCGTCACCGAGCGGCTGAGGGCGGCGGGCCACGAGGTGCGCGTGCTGAGCCGGCACGCCCCGGACCACCCCGTCGACCTCCGCAACGGTGCCGGGCTGGACGCCGCGCTGGCGGGCGCGGAGGTGGTTGTGCACTGCGCGAGCGACGCGCGCGGAGGCGGCAGGGGCGACGTGGCGGCCGCGGGGAACCTGATCGCGGCCGCCCGGCGGGCCGGCACCGTCCGCAACATCGTCTACATCTCGATCGTCGGTGTGGACGTGGTCCCGCTCGGCTACTACAGGCGCAAGCTCCAGGTGGAGCGGCTGCTGGAGGCGTCCGGTCTGGGCGTGACGATCCTGCGCACGACGCAGTTCCACGACCTCGTGGCGATGGTGACGGACGCTCTGGCGAAGCTGCCCGTCGTGCCGATCCCGAAGGGCGTACGGGTACAGCCGATCGCCGTCGGCGAGGTCGCGGCCCGCATGGCGGAGCTGGCGGTCCCGACCCCGTCGGGCCGGGTCCCGGACATGGGCGGCCCGGAGATCCACGCTCTGCCCGACCTGGCGCGCACCTACCTGTCGGCGACGGGCCGCTCCCGCCGCGTCCTCCCGGTCCCCTTCCCCGGCAAGGCCTACGCGGGCTTCAGACGGGGCGGCAACCTGACCCCGTCCCGCGCGGTCGGCAAGGAACGGTTCGCGCACTTCGCGCGCGAGCGGGGACGGTAG
- a CDS encoding DUF5995 family protein — MEAVLARMRALEERLPPQDGVAVFNRVYLTVTETLHHRIAHGGFPAPRRAATLSVRFAERYLTAVEADRAPACWRPLLQYRRHPGIRPLQHALAGINAHIGHDLALAVVATCGELDCEPRALESDFDRVGDTLVSLEEHIREDLMPGPDLLEIADPLTHLVGSWSLERARAGAWSAARLLWTLRRAPDLAAEFADSLDAGVGLVGRCLLTPRG, encoded by the coding sequence ATGGAAGCGGTGCTGGCGCGGATGCGCGCCCTGGAGGAGCGGCTCCCGCCGCAGGACGGTGTCGCCGTCTTCAACCGGGTCTACCTGACGGTGACGGAGACCCTGCACCATCGGATCGCCCACGGGGGCTTCCCGGCGCCCCGGCGGGCGGCGACCCTGAGCGTCCGGTTCGCGGAGCGGTACCTGACGGCGGTGGAGGCGGACCGGGCCCCGGCCTGCTGGCGGCCGCTGCTGCAGTACCGCCGCCATCCCGGGATCCGGCCGCTCCAGCACGCGCTGGCCGGGATCAACGCGCACATCGGCCACGACCTGGCGCTCGCGGTCGTCGCGACCTGCGGTGAACTGGACTGCGAACCGCGGGCCCTGGAGTCGGACTTCGACCGGGTCGGCGACACGCTGGTCTCGCTGGAGGAGCACATCCGGGAGGACCTGATGCCGGGCCCGGACCTGCTGGAGATCGCCGACCCGCTGACCCACCTCGTCGGCTCGTGGAGCCTGGAGCGCGCCCGCGCCGGGGCCTGGTCGGCGGCCCGGCTGCTGTGGACGCTGCGCCGGGCGCCGGACCTGGCCGCGGAGTTCGCGGACTCCCTGGACGCGGGCGTGGGCCTGGTCGGCCGCTGCCTGCTGACCCCCCGGGGCTGA
- a CDS encoding uracil-xanthine permease family protein has translation MGLGVGWTLHGDGRTPAPGAVVRPDERLSWPRTAGLGAQHVVAMFGASFVAPVLMGLDPNLAIMMSGIATVVFLLATRGRVPSYLGCSLSFVGVAAAIRASGGDSAVVTGAVFVVGVALFLAGLAVRRFGARIIHTAMPPIVTGAVVMLIGFNLAPVTASTYWPQDQWTALLTMLFTGFAVVCLRGFWSRIAIFLGLVFGYALSWVSDLLFGKIHSTVGGEAAVDHWRLDLSAVAKADWIGLPSFHGPSFEWSAILIALPVVIALIAENAGHIKAVGEMTGDPLDDELGTAIAADGAASMLSTAVGGPPNTTYSENIGVMAATRVYSTAAYWAAAGFALLFGLCPKFGAVVAAIPGGVLGGITVILYGMIGLLGAQIWINGRVDLRNPLNLVPAAAGIIIGVGGVRLQITDSFELGGIALGTIVVIGGYHALRRFAPAHLKPQEPLLDAGTSAYDDGGEAQDKPR, from the coding sequence ATGGGCCTCGGCGTGGGCTGGACCCTGCACGGAGACGGGCGTACCCCCGCCCCCGGCGCGGTGGTCCGGCCGGATGAGCGGCTGTCGTGGCCGCGGACCGCCGGGCTGGGTGCCCAGCACGTCGTGGCGATGTTCGGGGCGAGTTTCGTCGCGCCGGTCCTGATGGGCCTGGATCCGAACCTGGCCATCATGATGTCCGGCATCGCGACGGTGGTCTTCCTGCTCGCGACGCGCGGCCGGGTGCCCTCGTACCTGGGCTGTTCGCTGTCCTTCGTGGGTGTGGCGGCGGCGATCCGCGCCTCGGGCGGGGACAGCGCGGTCGTCACGGGTGCGGTGTTCGTCGTCGGCGTGGCGCTGTTCCTGGCCGGTCTCGCGGTGCGGCGCTTCGGCGCCCGCATCATCCACACGGCGATGCCGCCGATCGTGACGGGCGCGGTGGTGATGCTGATCGGCTTCAACCTGGCGCCGGTGACGGCGTCGACGTACTGGCCGCAGGACCAGTGGACGGCACTGCTGACCATGCTGTTCACCGGGTTCGCCGTGGTCTGCCTGCGCGGTTTCTGGTCGCGCATCGCGATCTTCCTGGGGCTGGTCTTCGGGTACGCGCTCTCCTGGGTCTCCGACCTGCTGTTCGGGAAGATCCACTCGACGGTGGGCGGGGAGGCGGCCGTGGACCACTGGCGCCTGGACCTCTCGGCGGTCGCCAAGGCCGACTGGATCGGGCTGCCGTCCTTCCACGGGCCGTCCTTCGAGTGGTCGGCGATCCTGATCGCCCTGCCCGTGGTGATCGCGCTGATCGCCGAGAACGCGGGGCACATCAAGGCCGTCGGGGAGATGACCGGCGACCCCCTCGACGACGAGCTGGGCACGGCCATCGCCGCGGACGGCGCCGCGTCGATGCTGTCCACGGCGGTCGGCGGCCCGCCCAACACCACCTACTCCGAGAACATCGGCGTCATGGCGGCCACCCGCGTCTACTCCACGGCGGCCTACTGGGCCGCGGCGGGCTTCGCGCTGCTCTTCGGCCTGTGCCCCAAGTTCGGCGCGGTCGTCGCCGCCATCCCGGGCGGCGTCCTGGGCGGCATCACCGTCATCCTGTACGGCATGATCGGCCTGCTCGGCGCGCAGATCTGGATCAACGGGCGGGTGGACCTGCGCAATCCGCTGAACCTGGTGCCGGCCGCGGCGGGCATCATCATCGGCGTGGGCGGGGTGAGGCTGCAGATCACCGACAGCTTCGAGCTGGGCGGCATCGCGCTGGGCACGATCGTGGTGATCGGCGGCTACCACGCGCTGCGGCGCTTCGCCCCCGCGCACCTGAAGCCGCAGGAGCCGCTGCTGGACGCGGGCACGTCCGCCTACGACGACGGCGGGGAGGCGCAGGACAAGCCCCGTTGA